The Chitinophagales bacterium genome has a window encoding:
- a CDS encoding T9SS type A sorting domain-containing protein yields the protein MKPMLSFFVRMIIIIVIILFTHTHYSIACFKPENISVSNITQHGATVNWSNISAAYSYEFVVSTSSNLPTIKGSFTTNNNYQLQSLSANSTYCCFVRAICARGDTSDWNYICFNTPCSGLQMYNIIVTDITATTARVSWAPFQNAGSYEFVVDTSPNPPAGSGTPVSGTVTMLQGLIPDTQQCVHVRAYCTASNSFSDWSITCFGTLPAPQNVTDMTGSQNISISPNPATNQLNIKNLHGKNNISISDITGRNIYSSTTMATSESIDISHLQAGIYLVNIIAENIHFVQRIVKTSW from the coding sequence ATGAAACCCATGCTCAGTTTTTTTGTAAGGATGATAATTATTATTGTTATTATCCTTTTCACACACACGCACTATTCTATCGCGTGCTTCAAGCCGGAAAACATAAGCGTCAGCAACATAACGCAACATGGTGCAACCGTCAACTGGTCGAATATATCGGCAGCCTACAGCTACGAATTTGTCGTAAGTACTTCCAGCAACCTGCCTACCATAAAAGGCAGCTTTACCACAAATAATAACTATCAGTTACAAAGCCTGTCCGCCAACTCAACCTACTGCTGTTTTGTAAGGGCAATATGCGCACGGGGAGATACGTCTGACTGGAACTACATATGCTTCAATACTCCATGTTCAGGCTTACAGATGTACAATATCATCGTCACAGATATAACAGCAACCACAGCCCGTGTCAGCTGGGCTCCATTCCAGAATGCGGGCAGCTACGAGTTTGTCGTTGACACATCCCCCAACCCTCCTGCTGGAAGTGGCACACCTGTTTCAGGTACCGTTACCATGTTGCAAGGGTTGATACCTGACACACAACAGTGTGTACATGTAAGAGCATATTGTACAGCATCTAACTCTTTCAGCGACTGGAGCATCACATGTTTCGGTACATTACCTGCTCCGCAAAACGTCACTGACATGACAGGTTCTCAAAACATTTCGATTTCGCCCAATCCTGCAACCAACCAGTTGAATATTAAGAACCTTCACGGCAAAAACAATATTTCCATTTCAGATATAACAGGTAGAAACATATACAGTAGTACAACTATGGCTACCAGTGAGTCAATTGACATATCGCACCTGCAAGCCGGTATTTACCTTGTCAATATCATAGCAGAAAATATTCATTTCGTGCAACGTATTGTAAAAACGTCGTGGTAG
- the pckA gene encoding phosphoenolpyruvate carboxykinase (ATP), with the protein MQENGKKNPTANLSDLGLNVAVAHWNLSPTELINKTVELGQGQMNDTGALCVNTGKFTGRSPKDKFTVKDAYTENSVDWGNVNIPMTPEVFDNLYNKVCAYLDGKEVWVRDAYACADPKYRLNIRVINETPWANLFCNDLFLRPTEDEIANQNPDWLILQAPGFEANPATDGTRQGNFTAVNFTRKIILIGGSAYTGEMKKGIFGVLNFLLPHEHNVLSMHCSANEGKGGDVALFFGLSGTGKTTLSADVNRALIGDDEHGWADGSVFNFEGGCYAKVIDLSAEKEPQIFNAIKHEAMLENIVFKAGTNEADYTDGSITENTRAAYPIHNIPNAKEPSYGGDPKNIFFLTCDAFGILPPISKLTTAQAMYHFISGYTAKVAGTEVGVTEPQTTFSACFGRVFLPLHPAKYAELLGKKLEQHPDAKVWLVNTGWSGGAYGIGSRMSLKYTRAMITAAMNGELDNVEYKPHNVFGVLVPQTCPNSPDEILNPRDTWSDKEAYDKKANELAQLFIKNFEQFADQANDEIRSAAPTVMQNV; encoded by the coding sequence ATGCAGGAAAATGGCAAAAAGAACCCAACGGCAAACCTTTCCGACCTGGGTCTTAATGTTGCAGTTGCACATTGGAATCTCTCTCCGACAGAATTGATCAACAAAACAGTTGAACTTGGCCAGGGCCAGATGAACGACACAGGCGCACTTTGCGTAAATACCGGAAAATTCACCGGCCGTTCACCAAAAGACAAATTCACCGTAAAAGACGCATACACAGAAAACAGTGTTGATTGGGGTAATGTGAACATCCCTATGACTCCTGAGGTATTTGATAACCTCTATAATAAGGTATGTGCTTACCTGGATGGTAAAGAGGTGTGGGTACGTGATGCATATGCATGTGCTGACCCTAAATACAGGCTGAACATCCGTGTAATAAATGAAACTCCATGGGCTAACTTGTTCTGTAACGACCTGTTCCTGCGTCCTACGGAAGATGAAATAGCCAACCAGAATCCTGACTGGCTGATACTTCAGGCTCCGGGCTTTGAGGCCAACCCAGCTACTGATGGTACACGCCAGGGCAACTTTACTGCCGTAAACTTTACAAGAAAGATCATACTGATAGGCGGCTCTGCTTATACAGGCGAAATGAAGAAAGGTATCTTCGGTGTACTGAACTTCCTGCTGCCACACGAACATAACGTATTGAGCATGCACTGTTCTGCCAACGAGGGTAAGGGCGGTGATGTTGCTTTGTTCTTCGGTCTGTCAGGTACCGGTAAAACTACTTTAAGTGCTGATGTCAACCGCGCATTGATAGGTGATGATGAGCACGGATGGGCTGATGGTTCAGTTTTCAACTTTGAAGGTGGTTGCTACGCTAAAGTTATCGACCTGAGTGCTGAAAAAGAGCCACAGATATTCAATGCAATCAAGCATGAGGCTATGCTGGAGAACATCGTTTTCAAAGCAGGCACTAACGAAGCTGATTATACAGATGGTAGCATTACTGAAAACACACGTGCTGCATACCCGATACACAATATTCCTAATGCAAAAGAACCTTCATACGGTGGCGATCCGAAGAACATCTTCTTCCTGACCTGCGATGCGTTTGGTATCCTGCCTCCTATCAGCAAGCTGACCACAGCACAGGCTATGTACCACTTCATCAGCGGTTATACCGCTAAAGTGGCTGGTACAGAAGTAGGTGTTACAGAACCACAAACAACTTTCTCTGCATGTTTCGGACGTGTATTCCTGCCACTGCATCCTGCTAAATATGCGGAACTGCTAGGTAAAAAACTGGAACAACATCCTGATGCAAAAGTATGGTTGGTGAATACCGGCTGGAGCGGTGGCGCTTATGGCATTGGCAGCCGTATGAGCCTGAAGTACACACGTGCTATGATCACTGCTGCAATGAATGGTGAACTGGACAATGTAGAGTACAAACCTCACAACGTATTCGGTGTATTGGTTCCGCAAACTTGTCCTAACTCTCCTGATGAGATACTGAATCCTCGCGATACATGGAGCGACAAGGAAGCATACGATAAAAAAGCAAATGAACTGGCTCAACTGTTCATCAAAAACTTTGAACAATTTGCAGATCAGGCTAATGACGAGATACGCAGCGCAGCACCTACCGTGATGCAAAACGTTTAA
- the atpB gene encoding F0F1 ATP synthase subunit A, translating into MVVKRLFSLLVLILALFGTPDFVYAQHGGEAHHEASEHGHGDAKEEKGFNASEVIFGHIRDSHYWHLFDINETPVSLPLPVIIYHPEKGLEIFSASKFHHGHESYNGYYIDHNVKMKEKIASEDGAAIKDFSITKNVLSMFLSVVILLTLMLNVAKKYKKNGVMTAPTGFQNALEPVITFIRDEVAKPNLGNRYMTYMPLILTVFFFIWINNLLGLLPGGANFTGNIAVTACLAVVSFTVMMAKSNKHYWSHLLNPPGVPFGIKLLLVPIEIMSMFIKPMALCIRLFANMMAGHIVILSVISMIFIFAALNQVAGIVFVPFSLAFSVFMFSLELLVAAIQAFIFANLTAVFIGQAIEEPHHDHGGDRQIEM; encoded by the coding sequence ATGGTTGTAAAACGTCTTTTTTCCTTACTGGTATTGATTTTGGCCCTTTTCGGAACCCCTGATTTCGTATATGCTCAACACGGTGGCGAAGCTCATCATGAGGCATCAGAACATGGCCACGGCGATGCAAAAGAAGAAAAAGGTTTCAATGCATCTGAAGTAATCTTCGGTCACATCAGGGATTCTCACTACTGGCACCTGTTTGATATTAATGAAACGCCGGTAAGCCTGCCACTGCCTGTTATTATATACCACCCCGAAAAAGGACTGGAAATATTCTCAGCTTCAAAATTCCACCACGGTCACGAGTCTTATAATGGTTATTATATAGACCATAATGTGAAAATGAAGGAAAAGATAGCATCTGAAGATGGTGCTGCTATCAAAGATTTCTCTATAACCAAGAACGTATTGTCTATGTTCCTGTCTGTAGTAATTCTACTGACACTGATGTTGAACGTAGCTAAGAAATATAAAAAGAACGGAGTGATGACCGCACCAACAGGTTTTCAGAATGCATTGGAACCTGTTATTACTTTTATCCGCGACGAAGTAGCGAAACCTAACCTCGGCAACAGGTATATGACCTATATGCCGCTGATACTGACCGTATTCTTCTTCATATGGATCAACAACCTTTTGGGGCTGTTGCCGGGCGGTGCCAACTTTACCGGTAATATAGCTGTAACAGCTTGCCTGGCAGTTGTATCCTTTACTGTAATGATGGCCAAGAGCAACAAGCATTATTGGAGCCACTTACTTAATCCTCCGGGTGTTCCTTTTGGCATCAAATTGCTCCTGGTACCTATTGAGATAATGTCTATGTTCATCAAGCCGATGGCGTTGTGTATACGTCTTTTTGCTAACATGATGGCTGGACACATAGTAATTTTGAGTGTTATATCTATGATATTTATATTTGCTGCACTAAACCAGGTAGCCGGTATCGTTTTCGTGCCGTTCTCTCTTGCGTTTTCTGTTTTCATGTTCTCGCTCGAGTTACTGGTGGCAGCAATACAGGCTTTCATCTTTGCCAACCTGACAGCAGTGTTTATTGGCCAGGCAATAGAGGAGCCGCATCATGATCATGGCGGAGACAGGCAGATCGAAATGTAA
- the atpF gene encoding F0F1 ATP synthase subunit B: MDLLTPELGLFFWTLIAFLAVFFILKKFAWGPILKALSERESGIAESIATADRLKQEMAQMQNENEALMAQAREERSQMLKEARIESERIINKAKEDTKTIADKMLVDARQQIDQQKMAALTEVKNQIGNLAVEVAEKVLRKELASADSQSTYAQTLVEEIKLN, translated from the coding sequence ATGGATTTGTTAACTCCTGAATTAGGGTTGTTTTTCTGGACGCTGATCGCATTCCTGGCAGTGTTCTTTATCCTTAAAAAATTTGCATGGGGACCAATATTGAAAGCCCTGAGCGAACGAGAATCAGGTATTGCGGAGTCTATTGCTACAGCCGACCGTCTGAAGCAGGAAATGGCGCAAATGCAAAACGAGAATGAAGCCCTTATGGCCCAGGCTCGTGAAGAGCGCTCACAGATGCTGAAAGAGGCACGTATAGAAAGCGAGCGTATCATCAACAAAGCAAAAGAAGATACCAAAACTATTGCTGACAAGATGCTTGTAGATGCCCGTCAGCAGATAGACCAGCAAAAGATGGCTGCCCTTACTGAGGTGAAGAACCAGATAGGTAACCTGGCAGTAGAAGTAGCTGAAAAAGTTTTGCGTAAAGAACTGGCAAGTGCTGACAGCCAGAGTACATACGCTCAAACACTGGTAGAAGAAATAAAACTGAACTAA
- a CDS encoding F0F1 ATP synthase subunit alpha has protein sequence MVEIKPDEISAILRQQLTNFNASADLEEVGTVLQVGDGIARVYGLNGVRQGELVEFVENGVKAIALNLEEDNVGVVLMGDSGSIKEGAQVRRTGQIASIKVGEGMVGRVVNTLGEPIDGKGPITGDLYEMPLERKAPGVIFREPVKEPLQTGIKAIDAMIPIGRGQRELVIGDRQTGKTAICIDTIINQKEFYEAGEPVYCIYVAIGQKASTVAGVMKTLEENGAMAYTTIVAASASDPAPLQFYAPFAGAAIGEYFRDTGRPALVVYDDLSKQAVAYREVSLLLRRPPGREAYPGDVFYLHSRLLERAAKVINSDEIAKNMNDLPESLKDKVKGGGSLTALPIIETQAGDVSAYIPTNVISITDGQIFLESNLFLSGIRPAINVGISVSRVGGSAQIKSMKKVAGTLKLDQALYREMEAFSKFGGDLDAATKTVLDKGARNVEILKQAQYSPFTVEKQVAIIYLGTNNLIQQVPVKNVKEFEETFLREMDSKLPDVLAEFKKGQLNEASIEKMVKLAKDLIPQFKN, from the coding sequence ATGGTTGAAATTAAACCGGATGAGATTTCGGCGATTCTTCGCCAACAGCTTACAAACTTCAACGCTTCTGCCGACCTGGAAGAAGTAGGTACCGTACTACAGGTAGGTGATGGTATCGCTCGTGTATATGGCCTGAATGGTGTTCGCCAGGGTGAGTTGGTTGAATTTGTTGAAAACGGTGTTAAAGCCATCGCATTGAACCTGGAAGAAGATAACGTTGGTGTCGTACTGATGGGTGACAGCGGATCTATTAAAGAAGGTGCACAAGTGCGTCGTACCGGACAGATCGCATCTATCAAGGTAGGTGAGGGTATGGTTGGCCGTGTGGTAAACACATTGGGTGAGCCGATAGACGGTAAAGGTCCTATTACAGGCGACCTGTACGAGATGCCACTGGAGCGTAAAGCACCGGGTGTTATCTTCCGTGAGCCGGTAAAAGAACCACTGCAGACAGGTATCAAAGCGATAGATGCGATGATCCCTATCGGACGTGGACAGCGTGAGCTGGTGATCGGTGACCGTCAGACCGGTAAAACAGCTATCTGTATCGATACCATCATCAACCAGAAAGAATTCTACGAAGCAGGCGAGCCTGTTTATTGTATATATGTAGCAATCGGTCAGAAAGCATCTACCGTAGCAGGTGTTATGAAAACGTTGGAAGAGAACGGAGCGATGGCTTATACTACTATCGTTGCGGCTTCGGCTTCTGATCCTGCACCACTACAGTTCTACGCTCCGTTTGCGGGTGCTGCCATAGGTGAGTACTTCCGTGATACAGGACGTCCTGCACTTGTAGTATATGATGATCTTTCTAAACAAGCGGTGGCTTACCGTGAGGTTTCCCTGCTGCTGCGTCGTCCGCCGGGCCGTGAGGCATATCCGGGTGACGTATTCTACCTGCATAGTCGTTTGCTGGAGCGTGCTGCGAAAGTGATCAACAGTGATGAGATAGCTAAGAACATGAACGACCTGCCTGAAAGCCTGAAAGATAAAGTGAAAGGTGGTGGTTCTTTGACTGCATTACCAATCATCGAAACACAGGCTGGTGACGTATCTGCGTATATCCCTACAAACGTGATCTCGATCACTGACGGACAGATATTCCTTGAGTCTAACCTGTTCCTGTCTGGTATTCGTCCTGCCATTAACGTAGGTATCTCTGTAAGCCGTGTGGGTGGTAGCGCTCAGATCAAATCAATGAAAAAAGTTGCCGGTACACTGAAACTTGACCAGGCGCTGTATCGCGAGATGGAAGCATTCTCAAAATTCGGTGGCGACCTGGATGCTGCTACAAAAACAGTACTGGACAAAGGTGCGCGTAACGTGGAAATACTGAAACAAGCTCAGTACTCTCCGTTCACAGTTGAAAAGCAGGTGGCTATCATATACCTGGGTACCAACAACCTGATCCAGCAAGTACCTGTTAAGAACGTAAAAGAGTTTGAAGAAACTTTCCTTCGCGAAATGGATTCAAAACTTCCTGATGTTCTGGCAGAATTCAAAAAAGGTCAGCTGAACGAAGCAAGTATCGAGAAAATGGTAAAACTGGCCAAAGACCTGATACCTCAGTTCAAGAACTAG
- the atpH gene encoding ATP synthase F1 subunit delta, whose amino-acid sequence MPNPRLASRYAKSLIDLAVEKNSVEDTLADIKYLDSICRNSIEFTNMLRSPVIHAGKKLDIITAVVGDSLKPLAQSFVKLLVSKGREENLPEIAHAFIQQYKEMKNIRSVKLITATPINDSLKQAIMTKVNAAVPGATIELSEHIDESLIGGFVLQMEDKLFDASIRRDLNDVKAQFRKNIYVAELR is encoded by the coding sequence ATGCCGAATCCTCGTCTTGCATCACGTTATGCCAAATCGCTTATTGACCTTGCTGTAGAAAAGAACAGCGTGGAAGATACACTGGCAGACATAAAATACCTGGACAGCATATGCCGCAACTCAATTGAGTTTACTAATATGCTGCGCAGCCCGGTGATACATGCCGGTAAAAAACTGGATATTATAACAGCGGTAGTAGGTGATAGCCTGAAGCCTCTGGCCCAGTCTTTTGTAAAACTGCTCGTGTCCAAAGGTCGCGAAGAGAACCTGCCTGAAATTGCACATGCATTCATTCAGCAGTACAAAGAGATGAAGAATATAAGGTCTGTAAAATTGATCACTGCTACACCTATTAACGATAGCCTGAAACAAGCTATTATGACCAAGGTAAATGCTGCTGTGCCCGGTGCCACTATCGAGTTGTCAGAACATATAGACGAGTCATTGATAGGAGGTTTCGTATTGCAAATGGAAGATAAGTTGTTCGATGCCAGTATACGCCGCGACCTGAATGATGTGAAAGCGCAATTCAGGAAGAATATTTACGTTGCTGAGTTGAGATAA
- the atpE gene encoding ATP synthase F0 subunit C — protein MLNTIMLQAGDVATAAAAAAGTAKAGGAIGAGIAALGAGVGIGQIGKGAVEAIARQPEAAGEIRSNMILTAAFVEGAALFAIIVGFLAMVL, from the coding sequence GTGTTAAACACAATTATGTTGCAAGCAGGTGATGTAGCTACTGCAGCTGCAGCCGCAGCAGGTACTGCTAAAGCAGGTGGTGCTATTGGTGCAGGTATCGCAGCACTGGGTGCTGGTGTTGGTATCGGCCAAATCGGTAAAGGCGCGGTAGAAGCTATCGCTCGCCAACCGGAAGCAGCTGGTGAGATCCGTAGTAACATGATCCTTACTGCAGCCTTCGTTGAGGGTGCTGCTCTGTTCGCGATCATCGTAGGTTTCCTTGCTATGGTACTGTAA
- a CDS encoding cation:proton antiporter produces MNHLPHLIQDLGLVLVVAGLTTLLFKWLKQPVVLGYILAGLIVGPQLTLFPTVSEIENIRIWADIGVIFLLFTLGLEFSFKKLINIGGPASVTGLIEISAMLGVGFILGRIMGWPLMDSIFLGGILSIASTTIIIRAFDELGIKGKKFADLVFGVLIIEDLVAVVLMVLLSTISVSREFAGIDMLLSILKLVFFLVLWFIAGIFFIPSFLSRVQKHLNDETLLVLAIGLCLFMVIFASKAGFSPALGAFIMGSILAETIQAERIEHIITPVKNLFGAVFFVSVGMLIDPRILVEYAGPILLITLVFIFFKVLHVTLGAVISGQPLRTAILAGMSMGQIGEFSFIIATLGVTLNVTSSYLYPIAVAVSALTTFLTPYMIKSAPALYDRVEHILPEKWKKTLVRYSTGAQNINTIGDWSLVLRSFFIISFFSLLISVGIIILYQEVVYDFVLGKVARTIWAETITVFFCLITISPFLWVLMMRKLQPAAFANLWANKRYHGPLIVLRLLRTGIAIGIIAVMFIAFLPIKLALAATVVLVGLVLFFAPKIHTFYLRVEDRFFFNFNHREIVHAKANRKELAPWDAHIAQYVLPVGSPCMGRSLAELAIREQTGVNIAMIKRGDIHTLIAPGRNERIYPGDRMFVIGTDEQLDAFKEFIQPDSTHKELEEQHEVVLKKIVVTGQSYMLNKTIRESGIREKTNGLVVGIERGGRRMLNPESTTIFEKDDKVWIVGDSVLIEELLSVTSEND; encoded by the coding sequence ATGAATCATTTACCGCATCTTATACAAGACCTGGGGTTGGTACTGGTTGTTGCCGGGCTTACCACATTGCTTTTCAAGTGGCTGAAACAGCCTGTTGTGTTGGGTTATATATTGGCTGGACTGATAGTAGGGCCTCAGCTTACTTTGTTTCCGACTGTTTCAGAAATTGAGAACATCAGGATATGGGCGGATATAGGCGTGATATTCCTTTTGTTTACGCTGGGACTGGAGTTCAGTTTCAAAAAGCTCATCAATATTGGTGGTCCTGCTTCCGTAACAGGGCTGATAGAAATATCCGCTATGCTGGGCGTTGGTTTTATCCTCGGCCGCATTATGGGCTGGCCACTGATGGACAGCATATTCCTCGGAGGAATACTATCAATAGCGTCTACCACTATTATTATCCGGGCATTTGATGAGCTTGGCATAAAGGGCAAGAAATTCGCCGACCTTGTATTTGGCGTGCTTATCATAGAAGACCTGGTGGCTGTGGTACTCATGGTGTTGCTGTCAACCATATCTGTCAGTCGAGAGTTTGCAGGAATAGATATGCTGCTGTCTATTCTTAAGCTGGTTTTCTTTCTGGTACTATGGTTCATAGCCGGGATCTTTTTTATACCATCATTCCTGAGCAGGGTGCAAAAACACCTCAATGATGAGACCTTACTGGTATTGGCTATCGGCCTATGCCTGTTCATGGTGATATTCGCATCAAAGGCAGGGTTTTCACCCGCATTGGGTGCTTTTATTATGGGTTCTATTCTTGCAGAAACTATACAGGCAGAACGGATAGAACATATTATTACACCCGTGAAGAATTTGTTTGGGGCGGTGTTCTTCGTGTCGGTGGGTATGTTGATAGACCCGAGAATACTGGTTGAATATGCCGGTCCTATTTTGTTGATAACACTTGTGTTTATCTTTTTCAAAGTATTGCATGTTACACTTGGAGCTGTAATATCCGGTCAGCCATTACGAACAGCAATACTTGCAGGTATGAGCATGGGGCAGATAGGGGAGTTCTCGTTCATTATTGCGACACTCGGCGTAACACTTAATGTAACCAGTAGCTACTTGTACCCTATAGCAGTAGCTGTATCTGCTCTTACTACTTTCCTTACGCCCTATATGATAAAATCTGCGCCGGCTCTATATGACAGAGTAGAACATATACTGCCTGAAAAATGGAAAAAGACTTTAGTAAGGTATAGTACAGGTGCACAGAACATCAATACGATAGGTGACTGGTCGTTGGTTCTAAGGTCGTTTTTTATAATCTCATTTTTCAGTCTGCTGATATCTGTTGGTATCATTATCCTTTACCAGGAGGTTGTTTATGATTTTGTGTTAGGTAAAGTAGCTCGCACTATTTGGGCAGAGACCATTACTGTATTCTTCTGTCTTATTACTATATCTCCTTTCCTATGGGTGCTGATGATGCGTAAGTTGCAGCCTGCTGCATTTGCTAATTTGTGGGCCAATAAACGCTATCATGGCCCGCTTATTGTTTTAAGGTTATTACGTACAGGTATAGCTATTGGCATTATTGCAGTGATGTTCATCGCCTTCCTGCCAATTAAGCTGGCATTGGCAGCAACGGTGGTATTAGTAGGCCTGGTACTGTTCTTTGCACCTAAGATACATACCTTCTACCTGAGAGTTGAGGATCGGTTCTTTTTTAACTTCAATCATCGTGAGATAGTACACGCAAAGGCTAACCGGAAAGAACTTGCACCTTGGGATGCACACATTGCACAGTATGTTTTGCCGGTTGGTTCGCCCTGTATGGGCCGGTCGTTGGCCGAATTGGCTATTCGTGAGCAAACAGGTGTAAATATCGCTATGATCAAAAGAGGTGATATACACACCTTGATAGCACCGGGCAGAAATGAACGCATATATCCGGGTGACAGAATGTTTGTGATTGGCACTGACGAACAATTAGATGCATTCAAAGAATTTATTCAACCGGACAGCACACACAAAGAGCTGGAAGAGCAACATGAGGTAGTATTAAAGAAGATCGTGGTTACGGGTCAGTCTTATATGTTGAATAAAACAATTCGCGAAAGCGGCATACGTGAAAAAACAAACGGCCTGGTAGTGGGAATAGAAAGAGGCGGAAGGCGTATGCTGAACCCGGAATCGACTACTATTTTTGAAAAAGATGATAAGGTTTGGATCGTAGGTGATTCTGTATTGATAGAAGAGTTATTGTCGGTAACCTCTGAGAATGATTGA